ATATCGTCGCAATCGCAAAGGATGGGAGAGTCCGCGCGAGTACAAGACTCGTATGGGGTTGGAGGAGCAGTCGCAGGGCAAGGGCAATTGAGACAatcgagaaagaagacagatAAGGCTGTGTATATTAAAAGGTATGTGCCcttatatttattttgtATATTCGGTAGCGATTTACTCTTATGACTGGACGATTGATATCTACGGTTACGGCACCGGTACGCATTTAGAAAGGCATGGCATGGCCAGTctaaagttttatattatttaatacaacatttttaatttcctttcctttcgaTCATGCTAGCATTATTAGGTGTATCTTAACACATACAGCATGGCCTCTTCAATGAGAGGTACATAACTATCTCGCATCATAACCCTTGGCAGGTCGTAGAAACGTTTGACGCCAAACAGAACATCGTAAAAATAGAGTACAGGGAGGTATCGAACAGTGGTATATTCAAATACAGGAAAATATTAGCAAAACCTCTTCTCTACCTCCGCGAAAAGCTGTGGGCTAATCTCATCACTGGTGTTGCCCTCAACACGCCATAAGCAGCCCTTGCGCTCGTAATGCTGGAGCAAGGGCTCGCTGGTTTCCTCGAATTTGCGCAGTCGTTGCTTCCATGTGTCAATCGAGTCATCCTCTCTCTGAGTCAGAGGTTCCCCAGTGATATCGTCCTTTCCGGGAACCTTGGGAGCGTTAAAATCGGTGTTATACACTCTTCCGGACGACTCGTGGACCCAGCGAGACGCTATCCGGGAGAGAATGATGGATGGGGGTGTAACGAGCTGGACAACGAAATTGATAGGAACAAGTGTCTCTAAGCTGGAAGCCTGAGTAGCGGTGCGAGGGAAACCGTCAAGGATGAATGAGGCGTTGGAGGAAATAGACGAGTTCGACGATGCGGAAAGCCAGCCCTTTGATTGGAATTCGGAAGATATAAGCTCGAGGATTAATGAATCGGGGACGAGGTTTCCTGCTTGCATTGCGGTCTCTGCTTTAAGCCCTGAATTCATCAATTGTTAGAGGCAGTTTCTAAGTTGCATATGGTCCGGTCCTGCTTACCCAATGGTGTCTTCTTGCGCACATTTTCTCGTAAGAGGTCTCCGGAACTTATCGAAGCCAGTTGTGGAAACTTGGCAAGAAGTCTTTCTGTTTGGGTGCCCTTTCCAACACCAGGGGcgccgatgaggatgatacGAGCAGCCTTACTGAGCTGCCTAGTTGCGAGTGTCATTTCACACTACTCTTTTGTGACTGGAACTGGCAATGTTTCTTGGGATTCAGAGCACCGGACTTAAATGTTGAGCGGGGAGTGGAGAGTGGAGAGGTTATGAAGAGTACACGCGctagtttataattattcCGACATGATTTCGGCAAATTTAGGAAGCAAGGAAGGTATATTATGTACGTATGTGAAATCGGAAGGGTTGATTGCTTCGCTGACCTTCAGATCTGTACTCGGGTTTATCTACTCAACATTTCGGATTTTACATCAGGCCGGGGAAAGCCAACCCCACGGAATCTCGATGTTTTCCTGTTTAGGAAGTCGGTGAGCTGAGGGCCGGAGAGGTTTCCGACTGAGTACctaaagtactccgtaaggcAGAGGGATCTCGAGTAATTGAACTAGGTACCCAGTGCTTGCACGACATCGATACATGGGCGATAACTCTATCGAGATGCAATTGATTCACATGCATAAATCGGTGTTATGTCCGTGTGTTCCATGGGCCCTCCACTGAGTCCACTCATCTACTGCGATTCTCTCCCTCGGCTAGTCAAGGCAACCCACTTTATATCACGTGAGATAGAGCGCGCGTGGATCGCGTGGCGCGTCGGGACCGTGTTTAGTCCGGACAGAGCATAGAGACCTGGTTGTCAAGGAACGCTGTCTATACGTCCTTGACTGACTTGGGAATTGCGATTGTGCGGGCTCAAAATGATTCGGCAAGACTTCCACCAAGTTGATCCGAAGAGGAGAGCAACTCTCGACCATAAGAAAAAGCAATTTGCTGCTCCAGTCTACAAGCAACAGGATTATCCGCACCGCTTGAACTTCTATGAAGTCCCACCAACAGCAGAGATCACTCTCGAGCAATTCGAGCAATGGGCTATTGATCGGTTAAGGAGTATGTGCACTCTGCCATGTGTCTGTCTGTCTAAACTTATTGACCGGTGCAGTTCTGGCCGAAATCGAGGCCTGTTCTTATAGAAACAAATCGCCCGCCGAGACAGAAGCACATATTACACCACTCCTCCAGAAGTATCTCCCACTATCCTCAAACACTTCCTCGTCGCTGGGTGCGACCGACCAACGCTTGAAAAATGAACGACAGAAAGATCACTACTCGCATTTCATTCTTCGTCTGGCCTTCTCCGCTACGGAGGACCTCCGTCGGCGATTCGCGCGAGCAGAAACTATGCTTTTCAGGTTCCGGTTCCAAAAAGATGATTCAAGAGAGAGACGTGCTTTTATAGAGAGCCTCAATCTCGATTGGGAGCCTGTTAGTGATGAGGAGAGGCGCGAGCTTTCCGAGCATCTTGTGAATGCGACACCGGGGTTGCGCCGTGTTGACGAGGAATCTTGGTATAAGGTTGACTGGGAGAGAGTTCCGGAGTTGGTGGAGAGGCGGTCTGTCTTCTTATATAGAGGGAAAGCGTATGTGCCAGGAAGGGAGCAGTTGAGCATGATTATTGCTGAATTCACGGCTCGGCTAGAGCGTTCTTTGGAGGTATGTGCTACCCTGGGCCATGTTCAGAACAAAACCATTGACTATGACTAGCTCACGAGTCGAGCCCTACCACGTTTGGACGAAGATGATCGTCTCACACCCATTCTGAATCACTTGTCTAAGAACTTTGGAAGTGCCGAGTCCGTATACTCCGAGGGAGAAGGATTTGTCGATGGCGCTCCAATCACCGCGCAAAATATCGATCAGCTTTCCCAGCATTTCCCGCTCTGCATGCGCAGTCTACATATGTCACTGCGCAAGAACAACCATCTAAAGCACTACGGCCGACTTCAATATACCCTGTTTCTGAAAGGAATTGGCTTATCACTAGAGGAGTGTATCCTTTTCTGGCGTCAATCATTCAAAGGATTTACTGACGATGAATTCAATTCCCGGTACAAGTACAATATCCGCCACGCCTATGGCGATGTGGGTGGTGATGTCAACCGTAGAGGCCGCGGTTATCCTCCTTACTCATGCCAGAAGATCCTTGGTGACTCAAACCCAGGAGTTGGGCAGACACACGGCTGTCCTTACCGTCATTTCTCCGTTGACAACCTCATTGGGCTTCTTCAGTCCACTGGCGTTAGTGACAGAGAATTACTG
This Aspergillus flavus chromosome 1, complete sequence DNA region includes the following protein-coding sequences:
- a CDS encoding eukaryotic and archaeal DNA primase, large subunit-domain-containing protein codes for the protein MIRQDFHQVDPKRRATLDHKKKQFAAPVYKQQDYPHRLNFYEVPPTAEITLEQFEQWAIDRLRILAEIEACSYRNKSPAETEAHITPLLQKYLPLSSNTSSSLGATDQRLKNERQKDHYSHFILRLAFSATEDLRRRFARAETMLFRFRFQKDDSRERRAFIESLNLDWEPVSDEERRELSEHLVNATPGLRRVDEESWYKVDWERVPELVERRSVFLYRGKAYVPGREQLSMIIAEFTARLERSLELTSRALPRLDEDDRLTPILNHLSKNFGSAESVYSEGEGFVDGAPITAQNIDQLSQHFPLCMRSLHMSLRKNNHLKHYGRLQYTLFLKGIGLSLEECILFWRQSFKGFTDDEFNSRYKYNIRHAYGDVGGDVNRRGRGYPPYSCQKILGDSNPGVGQTHGCPYRHFSVDNLIGLLQSTGVSDRELLRGVREDVEKTRYHIACNRVFEWTHKAEIKRVKEDGTWNQTDLDTIVHPNTYFKRSYLLKQVGRAPKKA
- a CDS encoding adenylate kinase-domain-containing protein is translated as MTLATRQLSKAARIILIGAPGVGKGTQTERLLAKFPQLASISSGDLLRENVRKKTPLGLKAETAMQAGNLVPDSLILELISSEFQSKGWLSASSNSSISSNASFILDGFPRTATQASSLETLVPINFVVQLVTPPSIILSRIASRWVHESSGRVYNTDFNAPKVPGKDDITGEPLTQREDDSIDTWKQRLRKFEETSEPLLQHYERKGCLWRVEGNTSDEISPQLFAEVEKRFC